GGATCGGGACACATTGGGGTCACGCACCCGTCCACCGTAACCGTCGCGCCGGCGTGTCGACATTCGCAGCCCGCCCCGTACTGTGCGAGTCATGCAGGTCGGGCCTCCGTCACCCGCTGGTCAAACGCCGCCCCACCCGCTGCCGCCGGGCCGGGCCAGCCCGTGGCCGGTGGTCGCGGCCGTGTTTGCCGGCGGCTGGACGGTTGCGGTCACCGTGGCCACCCAGACCGGTGGCTGGCTCACCGATCAGGTGCTGCTGGGCTTCGGACGGGACCGGGTCGGCTGGCTCTGGCCGGTGCTCGGCCTGGCCACCGTCCTGCTGGTCGGCACGCCCGCCCTGCTGCTGGCCGTCCTGCCCCGGTCGAGCACGGTCCGGGCCACCGGGCGACTCTGGCTGCTCGGGGCACTCGCCCTCGGGGTGCTGACGCTGCTGCGGGTCGTGCCGCCGGTGCACCACGAGGCGTACCTGGCCGCGCTGGCCGGCGTGGCGTCGCTCACCGCGCTCGCCGTACGCCGGTCGGCACGGTGGTGGGCCGGCTCGGTCGTCGGTGCGACGCCGGCCGCGCAGGGTCCTGGCAGTGCGGCGTCGAGCGGCGACGCCGCGCCGCAGGCTGACGGAAGCCCGGAGCCGGTCGGCCGCCAGCGGGGGTTGCGCCGACTCGGGCCGGTGCCCCTGCTCGCGGTCGCCGCCGGGGTGGCGCTGCTGCTGCCGTGGGCCTGGCTGGGCGCGCTCGGCGGGCTCCTGGAGACGGCGCTCGCGCTACTCGCGGCCGCCGCGCTCGGTGTGCTGGCCGCCACGCTGCTGGATGCCACCTTCTGGTCGGGGTTCGCCGTCGGACGGCCGCCCCGGCCGGCCCGGCTGGTGCTGGTCGGAGGTCTGGTCGCCGGAGTGGCGCTGCTGCTGCTCGCGGCCGGCACCGGTCAGTCCGGTGCGCAGCTGCCCGCGCTGCTGACCGTGCCGCCGATGGGTTTCGTGCTGGCCGCGCTGTGGGCCGCGACCTGGTGTCCCACCGCCGACCCGACCGCCGCCACACGCGCCGGCCGCACGGCGACCGGCTGGCTCGTGGGCCTGGCCGTACTCGGCCCGCTGGCCTTCACCGACCCGGAAGAGATCACCCTGCTGCTGGTCGGCACCCGGGACGTCCCGTTCTGGGTGGCGACCGCCGCCGGCGCCGGGCTCGCCGTCGCGGTCCTGGTCGCCATCGGGTACGCGGTGCTGCTCGCCCGGCCGACGGCCGGCACCCCGAGCCGTCGGGTCGCCGCGGTGGCAGCCGTGGTGCTGCTGGTGGCGTTCGGTGTGGTCGACCTCGGCCCCGGCCAGCCGGGCTTCTACGGCGAACGGCTGCTCGTGGTGCTGCGCGCGCAGGCCGACCTGACCGGACTACCGGCCGGGGCGCCAGGTCGGGCCGGGCGGGACGCCCGGGCGGCCGAGGTCTACCGCCGGCTGGTGACGACCGCCGAGCAGAGCCAGACGGACCTGCTCCGAGGGCTGAACCGGCTACGACTCGACCCGGTGTCGTACTACCTGGTGAACGCGGTCGAGGTGGACGGCGGCCCAGCGATACGGGCCTGGCTCGCCCGCCGACCGGAGGTGGCCCGGGTGCTGGTCAGCCAGCGCCTGCGGCCGCTGCCAGCCCCGGCCGGGCAGACCCGGGGCACCGCCCCACCGCCCAGCGGGCCGGAGTGGAACATCCGCCAGATCGGCGCCGACCGGGTGTGGTCCCAACTCGGGGTGACCGGCACGGGCATCGTGGTCGGCAGCTCGGATTCGGGAGTTGACGGCGC
The nucleotide sequence above comes from Micromonospora luteifusca. Encoded proteins:
- a CDS encoding S8 family serine peptidase, which translates into the protein MQVGPPSPAGQTPPHPLPPGRASPWPVVAAVFAGGWTVAVTVATQTGGWLTDQVLLGFGRDRVGWLWPVLGLATVLLVGTPALLLAVLPRSSTVRATGRLWLLGALALGVLTLLRVVPPVHHEAYLAALAGVASLTALAVRRSARWWAGSVVGATPAAQGPGSAASSGDAAPQADGSPEPVGRQRGLRRLGPVPLLAVAAGVALLLPWAWLGALGGLLETALALLAAAALGVLAATLLDATFWSGFAVGRPPRPARLVLVGGLVAGVALLLLAAGTGQSGAQLPALLTVPPMGFVLAALWAATWCPTADPTAATRAGRTATGWLVGLAVLGPLAFTDPEEITLLLVGTRDVPFWVATAAGAGLAVAVLVAIGYAVLLARPTAGTPSRRVAAVAAVVLLVAFGVVDLGPGQPGFYGERLLVVLRAQADLTGLPAGAPGRAGRDARAAEVYRRLVTTAEQSQTDLLRGLNRLRLDPVSYYLVNAVEVDGGPAIRAWLARRPEVARVLVSQRLRPLPAPAGQTRGTAPPPSGPEWNIRQIGADRVWSQLGVTGTGIVVGSSDSGVDGAHPALRAGFRGGDDSWYDPWDGSRNPTDKGGHGTHTVGSAVGRDGIGVAPDAQWVGCVNLDRNLGNPAHYLDCLQFMLAPFPAGGDPFTDGRPERAPQVLTNSWGCPAIEGCDRGVLRPATAALDAAGIFVVAAAGNTGPWCASIDDPPAPYADVLTVGAVDAQRRVAEFSSRGPVPGGTGKPDVLAPGVGVVSAMPGGTYAALDGTSMATPQVAGVVALMWSANPALVGDVKRTRQILRDTATAATPTYRSGNPTDACGGPSNVTGAGQVDAFAAVRAAQR